The sequence tatatatatatacgtatatatatcttatattataattttcagTCTAATTCCAAAccttcttttgttttaaaagtttataataACCGAGCGTATACGCACTGAGTTTATGCAACTAATCTCATTATCCTGGTATATATCTTAGATATTATTCACTTACAATTAAATATCTACTATGAATAAGTCATTTGTTTCTATACACACCACActtattatatacataattaaatagtACATGTTGGAAATAGCATGGACAAAAAGTGGTCTTTGATACAACTCGCATTAACACCTTTTGCTAATTAATCAAAAGTTCAAAACCATGATACTGaagaaattacaaaaaaaaattaataaagaagaaagaaaatttaaaacttcaTGGTAAGGGAACCTTATGGTGCATGATACAATAagcagaatatatatataataataaagtcGATAAACATGTTGTTAAACAACCAAACGACCATGGAATAACGTAAAGTACTAACTATattattacataaatataaaaacagaaatattaaaaagaatgttCTAATAGAGTGAGTAGAAGCCTGTAGTGTCTGCAACAACATCTCCAAAAGCAgcgatagaagaagaagaaaagttttGTTGCTCCATTATTGCGTAATCTTCCATTGACATGGAAGTACCAACACCATAGTTAGTGATCATGGCAGAGAGATCACACGAACCAAACTCCATCATCATGTCAACATCTTGGAAGTAACTATTACTAAACCCTTCATATGACTCGGAAGCCTTGCTTGCTGGAGTTGTGAAACCAGCTCCGGTCTGATTTTGGATGGTGGTGGTTTCCGGAGGTGGTTTAAGGCAATGGTTTGGGACAATGCAGTCCAAGTAGCCCGAGTTGTTACTGGAGTTACTTCCTTCTAACGAGAAGAAGTTGTTTTCTTCGTCTAGTGAAGAAGATAACGAGCCGTTAGAAGACGAGTTTTGAGGACTAGTACCAAACGCTTGAACATCAGCGTTTTGATGACGAACCGGCGTTTTAAAAGAACCAGCGGGTAAGACGGTTTGGGGGAGAGTAAGTTTAGGTTGATGATAGTTTTGATAATGAGGATGGTGATCAATGACAAACTGTGGAGAAGAGTTTGGTAATAAAGATTGGTTATTATAAGGAGAGACTATGAGAGAGtggagattagggtttgtgaggATGGTGTGAACGTCATTTGGAGTGTAGACGAAGTTAGTACGACCTTGAGTGCCTCTCATTGAAAGAGCTGCTCTATCGTAGGCAAGAGCAGCCTCATGAGCAGTGTCGAAAGTGCCGAGCCAGTGacgttctttggttgttggatCTCTAATCTCAGCTGCGTAACGACCCCATGGACGTCTCCTGACTCCTAGGAACCTCCCTGGCTCTGCTTGCTTTGATCTCCGGCCTCGTCTCTCGCCGTTTGTAGTGGTGGTTGCGTTGGTTGTGTTTTGGTTGATTAGAGCAAAACCCATTTGAGTTTGGGATGTTTCGAAGTGTTTGTTATTATCTAGGGTTTTGGAGGTTGACATGATGATGAAGGTATAGGTTTTTCGAAAGGAGGTTTtattttagggttttttttggttcttttgCCTCTGTCTAAAGATGATGATGTTGTTTGGAAATGGAAGTGAAGTGCTGTTATAAATAGAGAGACAGTGAGCCTGATAGAGAGACTTCACTTTTGATTCAACTGCTTTTAGTGTATCTTTTATTTCTTCTATTTggctttttatttctttttccgAAGATATTATATGTAGGCTTCAGTGACAAAGATAGATTAAAGGTTGGCACATTGGTTggattttataagatttttgtATATGGCTTTAAAAGAAATCAAAACCGATTTTAAGAAAGCTTAATTGAGTGTTTTAATCTGTTTTCTGGCTATTACttttttatcttgttaaatCAGCTTATAACCATTCCAATTCACTGGTTTGTCTTAGAGCATCTTCAACtcattgatatttttgttttaatataatatttagagTTAAAGTCACTCAATctcatttatattttcttcttctatatttaggaaaataaataataatatctatttttACTCCATAATTTGAAGAATGTTGTTTTAGAAgaatatatttgaataaaattttattatttaattttctattttagaggGAAAATAgcaaacatttgattttttattttattttacgatGTGTATACATTATATTCTATATGTGGTTGTATGTATGGATGGCTATTTATAAAAGCCTAATTAGAAGGAAGCCACTGATCATTGGATCTACTGCAAAAATCTGGAATGTCACAGTGACCAAtcttgatttagaaattaagaacaaattctattatagactggatagtaaaatatttggtaaaagtatattttaattgtGATGCATATATTGCATCATgctattcaaatattttatttcaatggGATCATGCTAATTATTTAACTCAATTAATTTGCTTAGTGGTCACGTGCAATATGCATAATAACCCTACATATCATAGGTTAAAGGTCAAgggtctacatataaaaaatcgATATTTCACTTAGATTTAAACCTCATACCCgattaataaaaactatatatatttgaagTGATATGCATTGCTATTACAGTTAGGATGTCTGATAAATTTGAATGTTCTGAGGTCGATTATGAATTTGATTTCTAACAAGTTTTATCAACAATTGTACTTCAAAATCAGTAAGTTTGAATATGTTTCTCTATGAAATATAACAACCGATAGGCAAGCGACAgaaatttgagtttttttaatcatatataaatttggTTTAGGTTAGTTTGTTTGAATGTAAGTATTAATCTAACTTAATTGCAGAAGCCCCTGGTCAAATCACATGGTTACCCGCATTTTAAGCGGAAATAGAAGTGAGAacaatttttttgtcatcttgTAATGATTTTTTCAATGGGAGTGGTTAAAGAGAGACACGATGAACCAAACCCAAAATAAAATGCTTGGAAAGTACGTATAAATTtggtttttaatgttaaatacCTCAGTGGACAATTTTGTATTGATGTCCTTACATGCAAACAAACATAAGGCAACAACAATCTTAGTCTCTTTGTGTTTGTAATATTCTTGGATTATATAAATACACCTGAGCTTGAGTAGTTATTTGTCATATGTGGTTGTATTTAGAAATTAATTATGTCTTACCCGACAACACGGATATATGTGATGAAATCAAGAAAATTATGCATAGTCAACTTTAACACGACTTTAACTTAGAGTTCAAAAAGTAGCTCACAATCCAAAATGACTATGAGCTCTAACTTTGAACTTTGGTTTATAATTAGAGACTTTAGATTGCACTTATCAAGTGATCAGCCGCATGATGGAAAAAATTCTCCCTGGCGCTCTTCCCAAGACTCCCATGACTCTTCCCTGGCTTTAGTTTCCTCCGCAGCTCAGCCGTCTCTCCACCGCAACTCTATGCCGGAAGCCACCGTCTCAAACTTTCCGACCAGAATTTCCTTCTGCTTTTGGAATCCTGATGTTGAGGGCTACTGATTCACGGTGTCAGTTTTCGTGTGGGGTATTTTCTCTGTGCTAGATCTTGGATCTAAATTTCTTCACGGGGTAACTTTGACCGAAACGTTTCTATGCTTACTCATCGCTGGGTTTATACTGTCGATTACAGTTCCTACCTCATCTCTGAGGTTTCTGCTTGCTCCTCCGTCTCTTAACCACGAGCCTCTACTCCGCTGATGTCGTCGCCTCGCATTCCTTCCCGAAGCTTTTCCCTTTCTCTGTCAATGGAGTCTCCTGAAGCTGTTTCATCTGGGTTTCTTCCCCTGCCGCCTGAACCACCAGATCCCGACCTGGACGTGATGCTTCTGGTGGATCCTCCTGTCCCTCCAGTTCCCCCCGACCCTCCACCGATTCTTATAGATGCAAGTGTGCTATCTGTCCAGCTTCTGTTGATGCATCCTTTACTGGCTGAAGCCGAGCTCTCCAGCTCTCTCACCATTGGACGGGTCTCTTTCCTCCAACTAATTCCGGTGTCAAAGCCGGGAAACTTGGACTCTTGTGGGGAACATGTTTCCTTCATGTCATTGTTACGGAATGTGCGTTACTTTCAACAAGTGGCGGGAGTTATTGAAATCTCTGTTGCAAGGTTTTTGGGGTTACTGACTGCTGACTGCAAATTTACCTCCCTTCATTACTCATCACTTCAAGTTCCCGAGGACTAGACTTCGAATGTTGAAATTTTGGCGGTGGTGGGTTTTCTGTATGCAGTTTTTATTACTTCAGTGCAATCTTTTGGAGTGCAGCTCTCTACTTCTATGTGCAGTTCTCAGTCAAAGCATATCCTTGACTTGAAACCTTGGTCACATGTTGTTGGACCCATCTCCCCTTGCTTCACGCTTTCGCAAGGTATGTTGTTCATATCCTGCTGGAGTGAGTCATTCTTGTTCGATCATTGCCTCCGAGAAGAATTTAAGTGTCTTAGTAGAAGATCCTTGTTTCCTTGCAAACAAGAGATTATGCTGTTTTTGAATGGTTCTTTACCTCGTATTGAGGATATTATAAGCTCTTCAATCTTCAGGTTTAAGCTCCTTTTACCTCAGTTTGAGGATGTTATCTGGACTTCTGTCTTGGTGGCAATGGATGCTATTGTTTCAAGTTTGACTATTTGGCCATGGCGGCTCACCTCACAGCAATTAATCTTTTGGAAGAGGTGTTTGGTCGCCTCTGAGGTTGTTGATGTGTCCTCTCCAGGCGGGTATGTTGAGAACTTCCCGACTTGGTCGGCTAATGGAACGTGGATCGTGAGTCCTACTCAAAGAATCAAAGCTGTAACGCTGCAGAAAGCTCCTCACTCAACATTATCATCTGGATTCTCAAGTCTTCAGATTCTAGCGGACTCGATTGTCCTCTTCTTTGCCCTGCGCTCGGGGTTGGTTTTGATTGAGATTACAGGCTCCTTCATTGTTAGGAACCTTGTCCCTCTCGTCACTCCGTTATCATTTTGTTATAATCTATGCACAACCTTATGTTTAGTTGTTGTTGCTTTGGCAATGGGTGGTGTCCCCAAACTTTGTTCTTCAAGTACTCTGGTTTGAGTTTATGAAATGAaaccgttgacaaaaaaaaaaaaaaagattgcacTTATCAAATGAGTAATTAGAGACTTTAGATTGCACTTATCAAATGAGTAGAACATTTCCGTTTgagttcttgtttttttttctaaaaaaatgaatgtaaaatttattcaaactaaataaaatgtttgttacatcaaatatataattcaaaagAGTAATTTGGAGGAATTTTAGCCAAAAATATTTTGAcgatataaaataatcaaatcaacTAGTTAATTTTCTTTCAACATGTACGATCGTGTTAAGTACACCATTATCAATGGACCCGCTTGGAGAAAAAAGAATTAGCAGTCAAAAGGGAAATTAGGAAAGCTCAAAAAGAATTGTAAAGGAAAGTTGATCAAAAACTGCCCAAACAAGAGCAACATGGTAGGGCACTTCTTTGAGTTTagtaaaaaatcaaacaaactaATTGATAGTAATTATCTTTGCATGAGTTTATGCACGCCACATGTCGATTCCCAGTAgacttgttttatttttctttttgttattttgatgtCACATAATGGTTATGGGTTTCATATATTAAATTAGGTTTTGGTTTGAACTATTCagttataattaataaattaactcTAAATttctttcaaatcaagtgtttaatatacatattatCTGAAAATTTGTTTGCATGATTTTCTTGTACAGTGGTTAAAATTAGTTATATGTATCAaactataaaacaaattattgaACGTCCTTGATTTTGATCAACAATGTAGAACATTTTaagtaaacacacaaatttacATTAACAATTATTATGTTTCTAGTTCTATCAAACGGGATACAATTCGATAATCTTGAATCGTTATTGGGAatctaactttttattttatataagagatggttacatatatatatatatatatatatatatatatatatatatatatatatatatatatatatatatatatttaatttacacTTTGAAACATTTGGGTTAATTATCGCACTAGTAAAGTATAAAAGCATTTCGAATGGTAATATTTTAATTGAATATcttattgataaaatatataataaatttattgaatatatattttaagtgatTGAgaactaatttaaaatatattaaatagtaaggttagatatattttaaattatttgagatATCTATTTAATAAAGTATTATTATCAATCAGTTCgaaagtattattattattccatttatttatttgagAGATTTGCAATGATAGTGCTCTAACCCAAAAATTGATAACAGATAACTTTTTTATCCAACTTGCGAAAAAAGTCAAACTCTACGATATATAAAATGGTAAGTGTTATCTGTTATTAGTTTTGTAATTACCTCAGGATTGTTCTTATTATAAACTAACAAAGGTGCAGAAGAAGGAAGTAAAGTGTTACTAAATTTAACCTTTTACCAAGGTTTCTATTTAGATATCATATTGTTAACTGAAAAGGTGTTGTACGCCATAAGATCAGTCAAATTCTCTCTTTTCTCAATCTCTTTTGAGTCACATAAGCCACGTAAAGTAAATATCCTactgatttttcatttttgaatgAAGTATTTTGCCTTTTAACCGA comes from Brassica rapa cultivar Chiifu-401-42 chromosome A02, CAAS_Brap_v3.01, whole genome shotgun sequence and encodes:
- the LOC103851182 gene encoding ethylene-responsive transcription factor ERF086, with translation MSTSKTLDNNKHFETSQTQMGFALINQNTTNATTTTNGERRGRRSKQAEPGRFLGVRRRPWGRYAAEIRDPTTKERHWLGTFDTAHEAALAYDRAALSMRGTQGRTNFVYTPNDVHTILTNPNLHSLIVSPYNNQSLLPNSSPQFVIDHHPHYQNYHQPKLTLPQTVLPAGSFKTPVRHQNADVQAFGTSPQNSSSNGSLSSSLDEENNFFSLEGSNSSNNSGYLDCIVPNHCLKPPPETTTIQNQTGAGFTTPASKASESYEGFSNSYFQDVDMMMEFGSCDLSAMITNYGVGTSMSMEDYAIMEQQNFSSSSIAAFGDVVADTTGFYSLY